DNA sequence from the Leptospira limi genome:
TCAAAAGGCCTAGATTAAAACATGAATGAGACAAAATCAGGTGAATTGCGAGAAGAAACTTAAGAAGATTCCCTAATACAGAATTTCTTGTAAATTGACGATTTGGTCTATAGAGGAAACAAATTCTATTTTCTAAAAATTTAGATTTTCTCTAGACGAAATCACCTCTCAGCTGTTATTCTTCTTTAGAAATGAAATTGTTAGATCGGATGGATTGGATCAACGGAAAAAACTTCCTTCAGAAATTCATCATATCCTTATTTTTGTTTCCTACTTTTGGATGTTCGTTTCCTACAATCAACCGTTCCTTACTCGAGACGTTTACAACCTTTCGGTTTCTCCAAGCCAATACCCTATCTTATTCCATTAGTTTTCAAGTCTCAGGTTTACTCGGAACTGGATTACAAATCGAAAATAACGGTGAAGTGATGGATGTCAGTACGAATGGTACATATACCTTCACTAAAAAAATAAATTCTGGTGCCAATTATAAAGTAACGGTCAAAACTCCTCCGAGTTCCCCTATCCAAAATTGTATCGTTTCTTCAGGCCAAGGAACAGTTCTCAGTGGTAACATTGAAGGGATACAAGTAGTTTGTGGGAGTGCTTTGTATCTCATCAGTGGAACGGCAACTGGACTTTCAGGGAATGGATTACAATTACAAAATGTAACAGGCGTTGGAACCGATGTTATCAATGTCAATAGCGCAAGTTTTTCCTTTCCACCACTTCCTGTGGGTGAGACTTATAATTTCAGTATTATAAATCAACCGACTAACCCTAGCCAAACATGTTCCATAACAACACCTGTTGTCACAAATGGTACGATGGTAGCTTCACCCATATCCGTAAGCATCAATTGTACAACCAATTCTTATGCTGTCAGCGCCCAAGTCATTGGGATTTTAGGCACACTCACTGTAGGGAATGAACTAAAACTGACATTAGATGGTTCCAATACAATCAATGTAACAGCTGATGGGACTTATGCCTTCCCAGGCACTTATTTAAGTGGTGGGAATTTTACTGTAACCGTTGATAACCCAGGAGGAGTCATCACTTCTGGAGTTTGTACATTATCGTCTATTACAGTAACAGTAGGAAACGGACCTACAAACTTTGCTGTCAATTGTAGTAACGCATTTTTAGTCAGTGGTACTGTTTCAAGTCCCGGAGGCACTACAACTAGTGTGTTAGGTGAGCCTGTGACTTTAGATTTGGTGCAAACAGGAGGATCTCCTGTTTTTCCTACCCAATCGATCACCATTAACCCAGGTGTCACAAATTTTACATTTCCGAGCACCATCCCAGGTGGAGTAGATTATCAGATAATCGTTTTTGCAAATCCACCTAACCAAACTTGCACGATTACTTCTGGTGCCACTCATTCAGGGATTGTATCCAATATGTCCAATGTTGTACTCAATTGTAGTTTAACACTTCCGAGTTTTTCTCCTGTTAGTGGCTCTCTTTTTAATGATGATGGGACTGTTACCATTTCCAGTTTGATCCCAGGATCCGAGTATCGATACACAATTGGAAATGGATCTCAAGCGGATCCAACTTGTGCTTCAGGAACAATGACAACATCCACAGTCACGATAACAGATAACAACCAAGCAGTGGTCAAAGTGATCCATTGTAAGGTAGGTTGGGTGGAATCACAAGTTGTCACTGCTTCTTATACACTCAAAGTCGCGACACCAACTCCAAGTTTGGCGACAGGATCCTTTCTGGACTCTGGCCAAAATGTAAGTTTCTCAAGTACAACAACGGGTTCCACATGGGTTTGTCATACTGCGGCAGCTGCTGTACCTGCGGATCCAGATTGTGGCCCTACACTCAACACATGTAATACTGGTGTTCTTGGGAATTATATTTTTCCGACACCTGGAGTTTCTCAAAATGTAAAGGCGAGAATGTGCAGAGTAAATTATGCACAGAGTGATGTTTTGAGCACCAATTACCAACCAAATGTTTATACTGTTGGTGGAACGATTAGTTCTCTCACAACACCCTTTGGAACCAATACTTTTGTTTTACAGAATAATGGTGGTGATGATTTAATCATTGCAAGTAATGGAACGTTTACATTCAATACGGCTTTACCAACCGGTACAAATTTTACGGTCTCAGTCTTATCAGGTCCACAAAATCCTTGGCAAACTTGTAATATCACAAATGCAAATGGTACAGTTTCCAATACTGCGATCACAAATATCGCGATCTCATGTTCCGTAAATCAATACAACATGAGTGGAAACGTTACTAGTTCTGTCACTTTACCTTCAGGCCTAACTGTCACCAATGGTGTTGATACAATCAATGTTCCTGCAGGTGCAACTTCTACTCCCATTTCTTTTGCGACTCCGATCAGCAGTGGGACTAGTTATGAAATCCAAATCACCCAAGAACCTACAGGATTTGTTTGTGCAGTTCAATCAAACATGCAAGGCACTATGTTAGGTGCCAACATCACCAATGTCGCAGTGAATTGTGTGGCAGGGTATCGATATGGGAATGCAATCGGATTAAAAAAACAAGCACCTGTGCAAATCCATTATTATAAAGGAGATGTGACAACGGCAGCAGGTGTAGCTGGGAGTGGAGCAAGTGATGGCCCTGCTCCCGCATCCAGTTTTAATGATATCAGTGGCATCACCTATGATGGAACAAAAGGTTTTATCGTAGATTCTGGTAATCATAAAATTCGTGTCTTTAATCCAATGACCAATACCGTTTCCTCTCTGGTTGGAAATGGTGCCGCAGGAAATACTCCTGGATCAGGTATGAGTGGAACTTTCAATCTTCCCAAGGGAATCACAACAGATGGCACATATTTGTATGTCACAGAAACATTGGGTAATCGTATCAAACGTATTTTAATTAGCTCTGGTTATGCGGAGACGTTTGCAGGTGATGATACTGTGGTTTCACCAGCCAATGCAAATCTTGATGCAACAGATCCACTTGCCGCCAGATTTGCATCACCTGCTGGCATTGTGATTGACGATAATAAACTTTACATCGCGGATCGGAATAATTCAGCAATCCGTGTCATCAAGTTAAGTACCCGCGAGGTCACGACACTTGTTACCGGAGGAGATATCAGTTTTCCAGAAGGACTTACCATCATCGGTGATTACTTATATGCTACCAATTTAGGAACCTACAACATCACAAAAACTCACAAGGTAACAGGCGTTACAACCATTTTATGTGGGAATTCAACCAATGGGTACATTGATGCCGTTGGAACGGATGCTTCTTTCAATTTACCACACGGGATCACTTCCGATGGTATCTTTTTGTATGTAGCCGATTATGGAAATCATTTGATCCGAAGGGTACATAGTGGCACTGGTGAAGTGATCACAATAGCAGGTTCTGGAAACACAGGACTCATCAATGGAGTTGGTGTATCAGCGTCCATTCAATCACCAAAATACATTTCCAACCTTGGTGATGTAATTGTTTTTGGAACTGTAAATGCGCTTCGAACCATAAAGTCTGAAAGTTTACAATCTTATTATCCTTTAAATGGTTCAAATTACAATTTTGTAAATAACCAAACAATTACTTCGATCGGAAGTCCAACCTTTGGAAACGGTAGATTTAATGAACTAAATGGAGCCGCGAGTACTTCCATAGGAAATGCAGGAACTGCACCTTCTCCCAGTTTGTCGGTCAATAAAATCACTATGGCAGGATGGATTTTATGGGATGGAACCAATTCTGGAATTGGAAAAGTAATTTTTTATAACGGTGATTTTACAACCAACGGCCATGGATTGTTTATAGACTCAAAAGACCAATTAGCAATCTACCGCGGTGGTATGCTCCCTGATTCTACAAATGTAACTGTCATACCTAACTTATGGACCCATGTTGCATTAACTGTTGATAGTAACGATTTATACAAAGTATATCTGAATGGAAACTTAGTGTTTGAAAAAACCTTAAGTACAAATCCCGTTTCAGGAAATTTTACAGTTGGTGTTTCCTCAGCTGGTTCCTTTTTCTTTCCAGGTAGACTTGCTGATTTACGTTTCTATAACAGGGAACTCAATGAAGGAGAGATCAATGACTTAGCAAAAAATGCAGACAGTACGTTGGTTGGAAATTCCTATGCATCTCGACCAATCCAATTGGCAGCTCAATACCAATTTTCAGGAGACTCCACATCAAAAGGACCTCTTGGTGGAAGTTTGTCTTTTTATGGTCCACTGACAAACTATTCAACTGGAATCAATAAAACAAATAATACTGCAGTCAGAATTTCTGCGTCTTCTGGCGGATACTTACTGGGCTCGGAACAGGGTTTACCACATGGAACACAACCAAGGAGTATCTGTGTCTGGGTAAACCTAGAAACCTATCCTAATATGGGAGATAATGCCCCTCTCATCACATATGGAAGTGCAGGTCCTTCCACTGAATTCATTCTAAATGTGTACAGAGCATCCCCTACTGGTGACTTAAAACTTCGGTTTGGTGGTCTCGGCGGCGGAGAATTGTATCCGTCTTATACACTGCCATTAAATCGATGGACTCATATTTGTGGTACATTTGACGGTAACAATGGTTGGTTATATGTTGATGGAGTGGAAATCAGTGGACCAGTGAACATTGGTTCGTCTATCAATACAACAACAGGAACTGGACTCTATGTAGGTCGAATGGCTTCGTTTCCTGGTCATATGTTTGGGGGAAAAGTAGATGAAATTAAAATTTATGCAAAAGCACTCTCTCAAAAGGAAGTCCGAACTCTCTCGGCACAAATCCCCAACGGTTTAGTTGCCCGTTACGATTTTAATAAAAATTTTGATGATGTAAGTGGATTCGGAAATCCAACCACAAGTGTAGGAGCAACTCTTGTGTCCGACAAGTATGGAAATGGAATTTCCGCTTTGAATACAAATGGAAGTACTTATCTAAATGTAACCACTACAACCTCATCCCTACCAAAAAATTCCCAACCACGAACAATTTGTGTTCAGTACAAATCAGCGACCCTCAATTCAGGGACTATGGTTAGTATTGGGCCCAATTCAACAGATCGCATGGTTGCGTTAGGTGCTGGTAATACTAGTTCTAAATACTTTTTTTCAGGTTATCTAAACGATGTAGAAGAATTTTATTATAACCATGAAAATGTTTGGCATCACCTTTGTGGTGTATTTGAAGGTCCTGCAGGAAGTTATGCTGCTACTATCTACCATAATGGAGCAAAACTCATCAGCCAAACTAAAAATACTTGGGATACAAATCCCAATGTTTTTACGATTGGAATTCGATCTGATTTAACCAATGGATTTAATGGTCAATTGGATGAAGTTCTGGTATATAACAGAGCTTTAACGCTGATGGAAATCCAAGCTCTATCAGGTTATGATCCAAAACAAGTCATCACTTGGAATGCAAATCCGGCAACAAGCAGTTTGAAACTTCACCTAAGTGCCGATAGTTTTTCAAATCAAACCAATTATTCACCTATCACCACTTGGCATGACAGAAGTGGAAACGCGGCTTCTTTTTTCACAGGAGGTGCATCTCCAACCTATAATAACACAGGTTTCAATAATAAACCTACTGTGAATTTTAACGCAGGCAATTCTGAGTATTTATTCCGTGGTAGTGCAGCAAACATTCCATCCAATAGTTCTACTTTTTTCATCGCCCTATCAAGAACAGCCAACGCCAATGATACATTTTTTGAATCAGCAACACCCGGTGTCTCATACTATTTTGATGGAGACAATATTCGAATGGCAAAACCATCGGATGGAATTGTTGGCTCGAGTAACATCCAATTTCCCTATACAAACTTTCCCTATTTGATAGCAGCAGAACAATTAAATGGAGTATCTTTTGGTATGTATTCAAGTGGATATGCAATTGGTATCCCTACAGATCCAAGTAAAACCTACTCACAAAATAATCTTTATTTAGGTTCTAACTCTAGTCCTGGTAATTTTTTCTCTGGCAATATCAGTGAAGTTCTCTATTACAATGTCAGTTTATCCAATCCAGGTCGTACCATTGTATTCTGTTACTTATCTCAAAAATACAATATTGATTTGTCTGCTGCTTCGGTGTATTGCGATTGAAGATGCAACAAGTTCACTATCGGTATCTTTGTTTCGGACTCTTTTTTTGTATGATTCAATTTGGTTGTAATTCAGAAAATGATTCTATCACCAAAGAACCACCTCCACCGAAAGCAACCACCGTCCCTTTACCTGAGGCGATGTACATTCAAAATGGATGTATCTCTTGCCATGGACCTGAAGGGAATGGAAGAGGTACACGGACACATCTACTAAGAGAAACCCGGATTCCTAATTTCCAAGATCGTACAACCTATCTGAATGGTTCCTCCAAAGAATCCATTGCAAACAGCATCAAAAATGGAATCCCTGGAACCTATATGAAAGCATACTCACATATGCGTAAAAATGAAATTGATGCCTTAGCCGATTACATTCTAAAAATGCAAAAGAACAATCGTTAACGTTTCAGTGGAAACAAATCTTCAACGTCCCACATTCATTAAATTTGAAAATAATTCACAAGCAGTCATGGATCCCAACTCACAGGCATCATCTAACTCGCCCAATGCAATTGATATTTCCTCAATTTTTTTAGTCTTTAGACGAGTATCGGCATTTGCCTCCAATTGTTTTGCCTTCATCAATTGTTCACTTACGGTAACAAAGTTCCATGGAGAGACTCTTTTTTCGTAGGCCAATGAATTTAGAAATATTTTGATATCTTTTTCGATCTGAGGGTAAACTGATTCAAAACAAGTTACTATGATGACAAATCCAAATTCTCCTGCAGTGGAGGTGATATAATGTTGGACGATTGTATCTTCTTTGTCTTTAAAACTTCCAAATAATCCAAGAAATTGGTAAATTTCTTTCTCTTTACTTTCTACTAATTTTTGTAAATTATAATATTCTTTCACATTTGAAACAAGAATATATCGTTTGGACTCTAAATGAAAAATGATTGGATCGAGGTCTTGTTGTTTTTCCGATTCTTTAAAAAGAATCACAAGTGCTGGAATGATTTCTCTCCCCGACTCTTCCTTTAATGGACTAGTTCGAAAATGATCAAACTTAGTTGAACTTCCATTTGACTTTCGGTTGGTTAAATACCAATTCGATGGTAAATGGAAGGAGATACAATGTGTACGTAGGCAGGTTTTCCATTTTTCAGCTTGCGCACTGATTGGGAATGTAAAAAAGACAATTCCAAAAATGAGTGAAATACGGATTTTAGATCGATTCATTCCATTAACTCTTTTCTTTCTTTGAAAAAATCGAGTGCATTCGGATTTGCTAAAGCATTTTTATTTTTTACTTCGAGACCAGCAACAGTTTGTTTCACGGCAATTTCTACCTTTTTGCCATTGATCGTATAGGGAATTTCTGGTACCGTTAAGATGATTGAAGGAACATGCCTAGGCGAAGTTTCATTTTTGATTTGTTCTTTGATTTGTTTAACCAATCCATCATCCAGTTGGACTCCATCTGCTAATACAACAAATAGGACAACTCTAACATCATCTTTGAAGTCTTGGCCGATGATCACCGAATCCTTAATTTCTTGAATTTTAGAAACAACGGAATAGATGTCAGCAGTTCCGATACGAACTCCTCCAGGATTCAGTGTTGCATCTGATCTTCCATAGATGATGACACCATTCTCTGGAGTGATCGAAGCAAAGTCACCATGACACCATATATTATCATAGGTTTCAAAATAGGCTGCTTTGTATTTAGCTCCAGATTCATCATTCCAAAAGTATAAAGGCATTGAAGGGAATGGAGATAAGCAGACCAATTCGCCCTTTTCTCCAGTGACAGATCTTCCCATACTGTCAAAAACTTGGACATCCATTCCCAAACCCTTACATTGAATTTGACCAGCATACACAGGTAAGCTGGGATTTCCCAAAGCAAAACATCCATTCAAATCAGTTCCGCCTGAGATGGAAGATAATTGAACATCTGTTTTGATTTTTTCATATACATACTGAAAACCAGAAACAGGTAAGGGAGAACCTGTCGAAAGAATTACTTTCAAATCTGGAAGTGAGTATTTCGATTTTACTGAAATTCCTTCTTCTTCCAAAACAGATAAGTACTTGGCACTGGTTCCAAAAATTTGAATGGATTCTTTTTCTACCATACTCCAAAGGGTTTCCCAATTCGGATAAAATGGATTCCCATCAAACTGGTACAAGGTTGCACCCAATGCCAATACAGATTGAGACCAATTCCACATCATCCAACCACAGGTTGTATAATAAAAAAACCGATCCCCTTCTGATACATTACAATGTAACGCTAGTTCTTTGGTATGATTGAGTAATACTCCCCCACCTTGGACAATGCATTTAGGAAGACCAGTTGTTCCTGATGAAAACATGATGTAAACTGGATCTGAAAAACTGATAGGTACGTAATCAATTGATTCATCTTTTGTTGGTGATAAATCTTGGTAACGAATCGGATTTTTAATCTTACCAAAATCTTTGATTGGATTCATAAACTCATATAGAATTGTTTCTTTGAATTCGGAATTTTTTGCACTGGATAATGTTTGGGTGATCTCTTCCAATTTTTCAATGATCGAAATTTCTTTTCCTTTAAACGAATAGGATTCCACAGAGATCACAACCTTAGGGAAAATTTGCTCAAATCGATCTAATATACCTTTGACTCCAAAATCGGGTGAAGCACTCGACCAAATAGCACCTAACGATGTTGTTGCCAACATTCCAATCGTAGAAATGGGAGCATTCGGCACAATTCCTACAACCCGATCTCCTTTTTGAATTCCTAACGAAAGTAAGTGTTTACGTAATTTAATGACTTCTAATTTCAATTCATGAAACGTTAACCGTTGTACAGCTCCGTCTTCCCCGTAAAACACAATCGCTTCTTGGTTTGGATTCCCCTTCTCCAGTAAATTTTCAGCAAAATTAAAAGTAGCACCGGGAAACCATTTTGTTTCCGAAAACTGTTTCCCCTTCACGAAAGTTTGGGTTGCTTGGGTTTTTAGAATCAGTCCTGACTCTTGTAACCATTCTTTCCAAAAAATTTGCGATTCATCGATCGAAAATTGATGGAAGGAAACATAATCAGGAAAGGATTTTCCCAATTTTGTTTCGAGCCGATGTTGGAATTTGGTGAGATTGTTCGAATGATAAATGGGAGTCCATATAGGATTTTGCGACATCTTGAGAACTGATCTTATCCAATTTCAATATTAAGGCAAGTATGTTCCATAAATGAGTCGTAGAAAAAAATTTGCTATCGATAGCACAGAAAAAACTCTACCAGGAGAAGAGATTATTTTTAAATTCTACTAGAGGTGTAATTTAATTTAGGATATCAGTTAGATTTTCAACTCAATCAGCGTAAAACCATTCTCTCATACTGACACCTTAGAAAAAATTTTCACATTAAAATTTACTTTAACTAACTTTCAATAGGGAATAATTTACTATTCTGATTTTGGTATTGAATGTTAGGATATTTTCTATTTCAGTGTATCAAATTTAAAGAGATATACTGGAAAAATTATTAATCCAAATTCTAAAAATATTCGTCATATTAGCTAAATCTCGGAAATTTCGAGTGTAAATACTTTGTCGATTCGAGTCACGTCTCACCGGTTTGTGTCTCTGAAATCATAGATAAGTTATTGCAAACAGCAAAGGAGATTCCAAACTTTCAATAATAGTATGAAACCCTTCGGATGGCAAAAAAACGCACTCAAACAAAGTTTTCTATTTTGTTTTGTATTGATGTTTTCAGCCAATTTTATGTACCAAAGGATTGTCGACAATGAAGTGAATTGTGGCTCCTTGGGAACTCCAGAAAGTGGATGTCCCTATGCTTTTTTAGACCATACACTTGGCATCGATCCAGGTCACGATCTTGGCGACGATGGAGAACATTCCGAACATGTTTGTTTTTCTTGCCCTTGTAATTCCATAGTTTCCATCACTTGGAATTTATATATTTCCCATATTTTAATCAATCTACATAAAGTATATTTTGAACTGAATGAATTTCCTATACCCAAATTTTCGACTCTATCTTATCTTTTCAGACCTCCAAGACAACATATAACCTAGTTCTTTCGCACATCCGTTTACTTGCGTTATTTACGTGGGAGGTTCCATGTTTTATTTTTCAATTTCAAAGAATATTAAATTGAATTGGCTTTCAATATTACTGTTGATGCCTACAATTTTTAATTCAACAATCGAATCCCAAGAAAGTCTTGGGAATTCATGTCAGAATCAAAACTCAATGTTAGAATTGAGTATTTGTATCGTCAATCGGCATCCTGATTTTCGAATCGAGGAAATTAAACTGAAGGAAATTTCCGGAAGGAAAAAAATCGCCTCCTATTATTTTCCATCAAATCCAACTTTTTCTGGTTATGTGGCCAATAGAAAGGGAGACACAGCGGGACCAATCATAGGATCCACACTTACCACAGCTAATAACTTTCAAGTTATGGTGAATCAGGAAATTTACACCAATGGCAAAAGAGAAATCGCCATCAAAATCGCCGATGAAGAATTTAGAGCGCAAGTATATCGTCTAGAGTCCGTTAAACGATCCTTAGAATTCGAAGCCTTAAAAAAACTAACACGATTTCGATATCTTTTTTTGGAAAAGGAAAACAGTTTATATAGTTTAAATTTGGTAAAGGAACTTAAAAAAGTTTCTAAAGCTAGAATTAACGAAGGACTTTCACCAGGAATTGACGAATCCTTATCAGAAGCCGAAGAAATTCGAATTTTTAAAATATGGAATTTATCACAAAGGCAATATGAAAATGCAAAGTCTGAATTAGAAGTTTTGCTTGGATTTCCATTTGAGTTAATACAATTAAATGCATTCCAATGGAAACTACCAAACGATTTACCTAAAGACAAATCTGAGTTGGTGAAAATAGCATACCAACATAGACCAGAAATTTTTCTCACAGAAAAAGAAATCGAACTAGCGTTACTCCGACATAACGAAGTTAGAAAACAAAAAATTCCAAATGTGAGTTTGGGTGCTTTTGCGCAAAACGATGGCTTTAATGAAAGAGTCGTAGGCGGGATGTTAACGATACCTCTGATCGTCTGGCGAGATTATGAAGGAGAATCGATCATTTCCTCTTCTAAAATCGATAGCTCAAAAGAATTGAAAGAATCTGTATCAAGAAATATAAAACAAGAAGTATTGTTTGCACTTACAAATTTTATCACACTAGCTGATGAAGTAAAACTTTATGACGAAAACAAACTAGAAAGAGCGGAATCCGATCTAAACAATCTACAAGAAGCCATCAGATTCGGTAAAATAAAAATTATCGATGCAATCAACCAACAAAGAATCTTATTACAAACTAAACTAAATTATCTAAGCACCAAATCAGAATATGAAGTATCTCAAATTGAGTTAATACGAGTGCTTGGATTGCCAACAAATACAATGGAAGTTCGACCATGAAAATTAATTTTAAACTCATCCTTTTTTCTATCTTTCTATTAATTGGCGTTATTTATTTTTGGAAAACTAGCCGAAGCAAAACATCTGTTCCAGAAATTTCCACAAACAAAAATATTCTTCATATAACAAGGGAACAGCGAGAAGCAATTTCTATTGAAGTCGAATTAGTTTCTCTAAATAAAATTCACACTAACATTGAGCTTACAGGTGAAACAGAAGCTGTCCCTGATGACATTATGGATGTTCCCGCCAGAATTTCAGGTAGAGTAACAAATGTCTATTTTGTTGAAGGTGATACCATTCAAAAAGGCCAAAAACTAGCAACCATTGACTCTCCAGAACTTGCAAAACTTAGATCTACTTATCTCGTTGCAAAATCTAAATACAATGCAGCTGAACAAAACTTAACAAGAATTAGTTCACTCGTAAAAATGAATTTAGCGGCTAAACAAGAACAAATTGATGCGGAAGCAAATTTACGAGTGATTGATTCAGAGAAAAATTCAGCTGAAGAAAATCTACGTGCGAACGGAATAAGTATCGATAATAGTTCCACGGGGCAATATATTGTTTATTCGCCAAGGTCTGGACTAGCTTTATCGAGAAATGCAGTTCCAGGATCAATTGTGGCAGGAAATCAAATTCTTACAACCATTGCCAATCTTACCAATCTTTGGTTCCAAGCAAAAATATATGAAAATGATTTAAAATATTTATCAGAAGGGATACCGGCTGATATTATATTGAATGCTTATCCTGAATTAAACTTTTATGGAAAATTAGAACACATTGGTGAAAAAGTAGATCCTGGATCTCGAACTGTTCATGCACGAGTTGTTTTTAAAAACCAAAACAAAAAAGCAAAAATTGGATTGTTTGGAAAGGCTATTCTCAGTGTGAATGAAAGGACAGGAATTCAAATTCCCGAAAATGCAATTCAATCGTACCAAGATTCTAAATATGTATTTATAGAAACCAAACCAGAAACATACCAATGGTTAGAAGTGACAACTGGTAGTACAAATGACAAAATGGTTGAAGTAATCTCTGGACTCAAAGAAGGAGATAAGGTTGTCACAAAAGGTGCCTTTGAATTAAAAGCAATTTTGTTCAAAGACACATTTGGTGGAGGTGAGTGATATGGAATTTTTAACTAAAATTGTATCTTTCTCACTGCATAATCGCTTATTAATCATACTATCTACCATATTACTGGTATTTGGTGGCTTTTTCTCACTAAAACATTTAAAAGTTGATGCTGTTCCTGATATAACAAATGTTCAAGTTCAAATCATTACAACGTCTCCTTCTTTATCTACTTTAGAAATCGAACAATACATTACCTTACCTGTTGAACGTGCAATCACGGGAATTCCAAACTTAACTGAAGTTCGATCGGTTTCTAGATACGGATTTTCTTTGGTAACCGCAGTTTTTGCAGATGGAACAGACTTATGGAAAAGTAGACAATTAGTTAGTGAAAAACTAACTGAAGCATCTGAAAACATTCCTGCTATATATGGTAAACCAGTAATTGGACCAATCACAACAGGATTAGGAGAAGTATTTCAATTTACAATCGAAAGCCAATTCCATACTCAAATGGAGTTAACAACCTATTTAAATTGGTATATCAATCCCGCCTTAAAGACAGTTCCAGGTATCGTGGAAGTGAATAGTTTTGGAGGCAAAACAAAACAATACCAAGTCATAGTTGATTCATTAAAAGCAGCTTCTTTGGGAATTTCTTTCAACCAAATTATCACTGCAATCCAAGCCAATAACCTATCAACGGGTAGTGGTTATATTGAAAAATCAAATGAACAACTTATCGTTGGTAGTGATGGGCTTTTAAAAACAATCACGGATTTTGAAAAAATACAAATCGGTAAAATGAAAGATGGTTTTCCCATCTATTTGAATACCGTTGCAAAGATTGTCGAAGGCCCACGTTTACGCAAAGGTGCAGCTACTTCTTCTGGAAAATCAGAGGTTGTAGGGGCCGTAACTTTGATGT
Encoded proteins:
- a CDS encoding c-type cytochrome, which encodes MIQFGCNSENDSITKEPPPPKATTVPLPEAMYIQNGCISCHGPEGNGRGTRTHLLRETRIPNFQDRTTYLNGSSKESIANSIKNGIPGTYMKAYSHMRKNEIDALADYILKMQKNNR
- a CDS encoding LamG-like jellyroll fold domain-containing protein; protein product: MLDRMDWINGKNFLQKFIISLFLFPTFGCSFPTINRSLLETFTTFRFLQANTLSYSISFQVSGLLGTGLQIENNGEVMDVSTNGTYTFTKKINSGANYKVTVKTPPSSPIQNCIVSSGQGTVLSGNIEGIQVVCGSALYLISGTATGLSGNGLQLQNVTGVGTDVINVNSASFSFPPLPVGETYNFSIINQPTNPSQTCSITTPVVTNGTMVASPISVSINCTTNSYAVSAQVIGILGTLTVGNELKLTLDGSNTINVTADGTYAFPGTYLSGGNFTVTVDNPGGVITSGVCTLSSITVTVGNGPTNFAVNCSNAFLVSGTVSSPGGTTTSVLGEPVTLDLVQTGGSPVFPTQSITINPGVTNFTFPSTIPGGVDYQIIVFANPPNQTCTITSGATHSGIVSNMSNVVLNCSLTLPSFSPVSGSLFNDDGTVTISSLIPGSEYRYTIGNGSQADPTCASGTMTTSTVTITDNNQAVVKVIHCKVGWVESQVVTASYTLKVATPTPSLATGSFLDSGQNVSFSSTTTGSTWVCHTAAAAVPADPDCGPTLNTCNTGVLGNYIFPTPGVSQNVKARMCRVNYAQSDVLSTNYQPNVYTVGGTISSLTTPFGTNTFVLQNNGGDDLIIASNGTFTFNTALPTGTNFTVSVLSGPQNPWQTCNITNANGTVSNTAITNIAISCSVNQYNMSGNVTSSVTLPSGLTVTNGVDTINVPAGATSTPISFATPISSGTSYEIQITQEPTGFVCAVQSNMQGTMLGANITNVAVNCVAGYRYGNAIGLKKQAPVQIHYYKGDVTTAAGVAGSGASDGPAPASSFNDISGITYDGTKGFIVDSGNHKIRVFNPMTNTVSSLVGNGAAGNTPGSGMSGTFNLPKGITTDGTYLYVTETLGNRIKRILISSGYAETFAGDDTVVSPANANLDATDPLAARFASPAGIVIDDNKLYIADRNNSAIRVIKLSTREVTTLVTGGDISFPEGLTIIGDYLYATNLGTYNITKTHKVTGVTTILCGNSTNGYIDAVGTDASFNLPHGITSDGIFLYVADYGNHLIRRVHSGTGEVITIAGSGNTGLINGVGVSASIQSPKYISNLGDVIVFGTVNALRTIKSESLQSYYPLNGSNYNFVNNQTITSIGSPTFGNGRFNELNGAASTSIGNAGTAPSPSLSVNKITMAGWILWDGTNSGIGKVIFYNGDFTTNGHGLFIDSKDQLAIYRGGMLPDSTNVTVIPNLWTHVALTVDSNDLYKVYLNGNLVFEKTLSTNPVSGNFTVGVSSAGSFFFPGRLADLRFYNRELNEGEINDLAKNADSTLVGNSYASRPIQLAAQYQFSGDSTSKGPLGGSLSFYGPLTNYSTGINKTNNTAVRISASSGGYLLGSEQGLPHGTQPRSICVWVNLETYPNMGDNAPLITYGSAGPSTEFILNVYRASPTGDLKLRFGGLGGGELYPSYTLPLNRWTHICGTFDGNNGWLYVDGVEISGPVNIGSSINTTTGTGLYVGRMASFPGHMFGGKVDEIKIYAKALSQKEVRTLSAQIPNGLVARYDFNKNFDDVSGFGNPTTSVGATLVSDKYGNGISALNTNGSTYLNVTTTTSSLPKNSQPRTICVQYKSATLNSGTMVSIGPNSTDRMVALGAGNTSSKYFFSGYLNDVEEFYYNHENVWHHLCGVFEGPAGSYAATIYHNGAKLISQTKNTWDTNPNVFTIGIRSDLTNGFNGQLDEVLVYNRALTLMEIQALSGYDPKQVITWNANPATSSLKLHLSADSFSNQTNYSPITTWHDRSGNAASFFTGGASPTYNNTGFNNKPTVNFNAGNSEYLFRGSAANIPSNSSTFFIALSRTANANDTFFESATPGVSYYFDGDNIRMAKPSDGIVGSSNIQFPYTNFPYLIAAEQLNGVSFGMYSSGYAIGIPTDPSKTYSQNNLYLGSNSSPGNFFSGNISEVLYYNVSLSNPGRTIVFCYLSQKYNIDLSAASVYCD